In Deinococcus cellulosilyticus NBRC 106333 = KACC 11606, a single window of DNA contains:
- a CDS encoding oligogalacturonate lyase family protein, whose product MREFKDPDTGRTIRQLTDSGNNVHLYFTENAFDSSKPEIYFRSDRDSGHDLAPHENPHYQLYRMNYETGETVRLTDEEQSVTRVTKTPDSELVVYLAGNKVRKLDTRTGEITTLYEEHGNYGLLAPSISANRRYVGFCRNEKVIKGVGANYSGFKDGFYRSKDGRITFAKIDGSGHFDVKQDTHWVGHFQFSPVDPTLAMYCHEGPWNLVNQRVWVLDAVSREVRPCFRQDADDAIGHEFWTQDGLIFLDNRGPGHDGTVTSDRTQAVAQHVAINENSMRPFVALMHPDGQEVRRIDMPFYCNHYHSNPDNTLLVGDDLDHLVLIDIASEEAKLEVLLSHGTSWHTQESHCHPTFSWDGKRILYASDQGGRVQLYLVEL is encoded by the coding sequence ATGAGGGAATTCAAGGACCCGGACACCGGGCGCACCATCCGTCAGCTGACCGACTCTGGCAACAATGTGCACCTTTATTTCACCGAAAATGCTTTTGATTCCAGCAAACCGGAGATCTACTTTCGTTCAGATCGGGATTCTGGTCATGACCTTGCCCCGCACGAAAATCCCCATTACCAGTTGTACCGCATGAATTACGAGACTGGAGAAACCGTGCGCCTGACCGACGAGGAGCAGTCGGTCACCCGGGTCACCAAAACCCCGGACAGTGAACTGGTGGTGTATCTGGCGGGAAACAAAGTGCGCAAGCTCGACACCCGCACCGGAGAAATCACCACCCTGTACGAGGAGCACGGAAATTATGGCCTGCTGGCCCCGTCCATCAGTGCCAACCGCAGGTACGTGGGGTTCTGCCGCAACGAGAAGGTCATCAAGGGGGTGGGGGCGAACTACTCGGGCTTCAAAGACGGTTTTTACCGCAGCAAGGATGGACGCATCACCTTCGCGAAGATCGATGGTTCAGGCCACTTTGATGTGAAGCAGGACACCCACTGGGTGGGGCATTTTCAGTTCAGCCCCGTGGACCCCACCCTGGCCATGTACTGCCATGAAGGCCCCTGGAACCTGGTGAACCAGCGGGTCTGGGTGCTCGATGCTGTGTCCCGTGAAGTCAGGCCCTGTTTCCGCCAGGACGCTGATGATGCCATCGGGCATGAATTCTGGACGCAGGACGGTCTGATCTTTCTGGACAACCGGGGACCGGGTCACGACGGGACGGTGACCTCGGACCGCACGCAGGCGGTGGCGCAGCATGTCGCCATCAATGAGAACAGCATGCGGCCTTTCGTGGCCCTGATGCACCCGGATGGTCAGGAAGTGCGCCGCATCGACATGCCTTTTTACTGCAACCATTACCATTCAAACCCGGACAACACCCTGCTGGTCGGGGATGATCTGGACCACCTGGTCCTGATCGACATCGCTTCAGAGGAGGCAAAACTGGAAGTGCTGCTCTCACACGGCACCTCCTGGCACACCCAGGAGAGCCACTGCCATCCGACGTTCAGCTGGGATGGAAAGCGCATCCTGTATGCCTCGGATCAGGGTGGTCGGGTTCAGCTGTACCTGGTGGAGCTGTAG
- a CDS encoding cupin domain-containing protein has translation MKLGGDWESAEPGVIRKLVALGDHMMAMQVRFESGAEGNRHSHPHEQLTLVLSGRFVFTLGSQKHELRTGDSLHIPGGIEHEALALEAGELLDMFTPVRKDLLDEVHLYALEGRS, from the coding sequence ATGAAACTTGGAGGAGACTGGGAGAGCGCCGAACCCGGCGTGATCCGCAAACTGGTGGCCCTCGGTGACCACATGATGGCCATGCAGGTGCGTTTTGAATCAGGTGCTGAAGGCAACCGCCACAGCCACCCCCACGAGCAACTGACCCTGGTGCTTTCTGGACGCTTCGTGTTCACGCTGGGTTCCCAGAAGCATGAGCTGCGGACAGGGGACAGCCTGCACATTCCGGGAGGCATCGAGCACGAGGCGCTGGCCCTGGAGGCTGGCGAACTGCTCGACATGTTCACCCCGGTCAGAAAGGACCTGCTGGACGAGGTGCACCTGTATGCCCTGGAAGGACGGTCATGA
- a CDS encoding sugar kinase codes for MKALDLIGIGECMVECHADQPLGTTPTLKRSFGGDVLNTLVTASRLGLRTGFVSRVGDDPFGPGLIASWEEEGIDTTHAPLVPGENGIYFISLLEGGEREFTYRRAGSAASKLQSEHLDPSYLASARMLLVSGITQAISESARKTVLEAVKMARSFGVQVVYDPNFRPRLWESQGGLEAARTAFEEVLPMVDLLLPSFPADLTFLEPSVQNQHQALDVLSALHPFVVLKSGEDGAFYHHAGAEGHIPALPVDQVMDTTGAGDCWNGAFLTRFLQSTPLPEAIQFAHRVAARKLAFRGAIPPKDLFGAFHLEVQ; via the coding sequence ATGAAAGCCCTGGACCTGATCGGCATTGGGGAGTGCATGGTGGAGTGTCACGCAGACCAGCCTCTGGGAACCACCCCCACTCTGAAGCGCAGTTTTGGGGGAGATGTGCTGAACACCCTGGTCACGGCAAGCCGTCTGGGCCTCAGAACCGGTTTTGTCAGCAGGGTGGGGGATGACCCTTTCGGCCCAGGGCTCATTGCCTCCTGGGAAGAAGAAGGCATCGATACCACACATGCCCCCCTGGTTCCCGGTGAGAACGGCATTTACTTCATCAGTTTGCTGGAAGGTGGAGAACGGGAATTCACCTACCGCCGCGCAGGGAGCGCTGCCTCCAAGCTCCAGTCTGAGCATCTCGACCCTTCTTATCTGGCCTCCGCACGCATGCTGCTGGTGTCTGGAATCACCCAGGCCATCAGTGAAAGTGCCCGAAAGACCGTGCTGGAAGCAGTGAAAATGGCAAGGTCTTTCGGGGTGCAGGTGGTTTATGACCCCAATTTTCGCCCCAGGCTCTGGGAAAGCCAGGGAGGATTAGAGGCAGCAAGGACCGCTTTCGAGGAGGTGCTGCCGATGGTGGACCTCCTGCTTCCCAGTTTTCCGGCAGACCTCACCTTTCTGGAACCATCCGTCCAGAATCAGCATCAGGCCCTTGACGTCCTTTCTGCCCTGCATCCTTTCGTGGTGCTGAAAAGCGGTGAGGACGGGGCTTTCTACCACCATGCAGGAGCAGAAGGGCACATCCCCGCACTTCCCGTGGACCAGGTCATGGACACCACAGGAGCCGGGGACTGCTGGAACGGGGCTTTTCTGACCCGTTTTCTGCAAAGCACCCCTCTTCCAGAAGCCATTCAATTCGCCCATCGGGTGGCAGCCAGGAAGCTCGCTTTCAGAGGAGCCATTCCCCCGAAAGACCTGTTTGGTGCCTTTCATCTGGAGGTGCAGTGA
- a CDS encoding bifunctional 4-hydroxy-2-oxoglutarate aldolase/2-dehydro-3-deoxy-phosphogluconate aldolase — MSISLLLQQAGVVGVLRASSADRAVHATLAAAKGGLKAIEVTFTTPDAASALQQLREQVPQGFLLGAGTVMDAEQALQATSAGARFLVSPHLGTDVLEVALEHGVPYVPGVITPTEIQRAMRLGVEVVKLFPIGSSGGLGYLKDLLGPFPDLKCMVTGGVGPEDVVQYRTVGALAVGLGSNLFPKVAVETGDAAAVTAATRQALQAAGLA; from the coding sequence ATGTCCATTTCACTCCTGCTGCAACAGGCCGGGGTGGTGGGGGTGCTCAGGGCCTCTTCTGCAGACAGGGCAGTTCATGCGACCCTAGCAGCTGCAAAAGGGGGCCTGAAAGCCATCGAGGTCACCTTCACCACACCAGATGCTGCTTCTGCCCTGCAGCAACTTCGTGAGCAGGTGCCCCAGGGGTTCCTGCTGGGGGCAGGCACGGTGATGGACGCAGAGCAGGCGTTGCAGGCCACCTCCGCTGGAGCCCGGTTTCTGGTGAGCCCTCACCTGGGAACCGATGTGCTGGAGGTGGCCCTGGAGCATGGGGTGCCTTATGTTCCGGGGGTCATCACTCCGACCGAAATCCAGCGGGCCATGCGCCTGGGGGTGGAGGTGGTGAAACTCTTTCCCATCGGATCAAGTGGAGGTCTCGGTTACCTCAAAGACCTGCTCGGGCCTTTTCCTGACCTGAAGTGCATGGTCACGGGTGGGGTGGGACCAGAAGATGTCGTGCAATACCGCACTGTGGGGGCTCTGGCGGTGGGACTGGGCTCCAACCTGTTCCCGAAAGTTGCTGTGGAAACCGGAGATGCTGCAGCGGTCACAGCCGCCACCCGTCAAGCCCTGCAGGCAGCAGGTCTGGCATGA
- the kduD gene encoding 2-dehydro-3-deoxy-D-gluconate 5-dehydrogenase KduD — translation MTHVQTQFKNPFSLEGKTALVTGGTVGIGQGIAVALAQAGANVAITAFGNTDGETARQVKEAGQDFASISCDLSKLDLSGMQDLVRDVERDLGKVDILVNNAGIIRREDAEKFGEDDWNEVIEINLNATWRMTRAAGAGMLQRGYGKIISIASLLSFQGGIRVPSYTASKHAVAGITKALANEWGSKGINVNAIAPGYIATNNTAALRADPERSKAILDRIPAGRWGSPADLGGAAVFLASSAADYVNGHVLVVDGGWLSR, via the coding sequence ATGACCCACGTGCAGACCCAATTTAAAAACCCTTTCTCGCTGGAAGGCAAAACAGCCCTCGTTACCGGAGGCACGGTGGGCATCGGTCAGGGCATCGCTGTTGCACTTGCGCAGGCAGGAGCCAATGTCGCCATCACGGCCTTCGGCAACACCGATGGGGAAACGGCAAGACAGGTCAAAGAAGCTGGACAGGATTTCGCTTCCATCTCCTGTGACCTCTCAAAACTCGATCTGTCGGGCATGCAGGACCTGGTGCGTGATGTGGAGCGGGACCTCGGGAAAGTCGACATCCTGGTGAACAACGCTGGAATCATTCGCCGTGAGGACGCCGAGAAGTTCGGGGAGGATGACTGGAACGAGGTGATTGAGATCAACCTGAATGCCACCTGGCGCATGACCCGCGCAGCAGGGGCAGGCATGCTGCAGAGGGGTTACGGGAAGATCATCAGCATTGCTTCTTTGCTGTCCTTTCAGGGGGGCATTCGGGTTCCGTCTTACACCGCCTCCAAGCATGCGGTGGCCGGGATCACCAAGGCCCTGGCCAACGAGTGGGGCTCAAAAGGCATCAATGTGAACGCCATTGCCCCCGGGTACATTGCGACCAACAACACCGCTGCCCTCAGGGCAGATCCGGAGCGCTCGAAGGCGATTCTGGACCGGATTCCTGCGGGCAGGTGGGGGAGTCCTGCGGATCTGGGTGGAGCGGCGGTGTTTCTGGCCTCGAGTGCTGCAGATTACGTGAACGGTCATGTGCTGGTGGTGGATGGTGGCTGGCTCAGTCGCTGA
- the iolB gene encoding 5-deoxy-glucuronate isomerase, translating into MTQYFHTIEKKEGFHPLEDQACELLRFAKLTLNPGESYSGETADREILLVMLSGKADVQVGDHTFSGIGGRPNVFAGNPHSVYLPRHSPYTITALSRIEVALPSAPSDLDTDPYEIRPDQVNTGTWGTLNYKRNFREILVKPDGRPASKLMVGETITPSGNWSTYPPHKHEEENGPEKFHEEMYYFRVSSPEGWGLTRHYSPERGYDQTYQVRDDTLLSIPHGYHTYTSAPGYQSYYLWFLAGDGRVQGVKLDPEVGWVQKTVGMV; encoded by the coding sequence ATGACCCAGTATTTCCACACCATCGAGAAAAAAGAAGGCTTCCATCCGCTGGAAGATCAGGCCTGTGAGCTGCTGAGGTTTGCCAAACTCACCCTGAACCCTGGTGAGAGTTACAGCGGGGAAACCGCAGACCGTGAAATCCTGCTGGTGATGCTGTCAGGCAAAGCAGACGTGCAGGTGGGAGACCACACTTTTTCAGGCATTGGGGGAAGGCCCAATGTTTTTGCTGGAAATCCCCACAGCGTGTACCTGCCCAGGCACAGCCCCTACACCATCACTGCCCTGAGTCGCATAGAAGTTGCCCTTCCATCTGCACCCAGTGATCTGGACACCGACCCTTACGAGATCCGTCCTGATCAGGTGAACACCGGAACCTGGGGCACCCTGAATTACAAAAGAAACTTCCGGGAAATCCTCGTGAAGCCCGATGGCCGCCCGGCCAGCAAGCTGATGGTGGGAGAGACCATCACCCCCTCTGGCAACTGGAGCACCTACCCGCCCCACAAGCACGAAGAGGAAAACGGCCCGGAGAAATTCCATGAGGAGATGTACTACTTCCGGGTGTCTTCTCCTGAAGGCTGGGGTTTGACGCGCCACTACAGCCCGGAACGGGGGTACGACCAGACGTATCAGGTGCGGGATGACACCCTGCTCTCCATCCCTCATGGCTACCACACCTACACTTCCGCACCCGGCTACCAGAGTTACTACCTGTGGTTCCTGGCTGGAGATGGCCGGGTGCAAGGGGTGAAACTCGATCCCGAGGTCGGCTGGGTGCAGAAAACCGTGGGGATGGTATGA
- a CDS encoding extracellular solute-binding protein: protein MKRTLGLISLALVASSAFAQNRNAIEVMLVAANPEAPAPTASWDTYKMVKDRLGIDLSFSMLPPGVDGDNKLGSLAAANDLPDLFEIRNRSLFFKLQEQGQLAPVESILSLMPKRTRARYSDKKRSVLVTVNGKVMGLQDPVNLSRQYGILIRQDWLDKLGLKAPTTLDEFLEVAKAFTERDPDGNGKKDTYGFGGVIDFDTAGILPGLGLGNHFQWVYGAYGVAGTWNYKAGNKFAANVKDPNYRKATEFIRKMVEAKVMDPDWATMKRSDLRTRWQQGKYGMFFESVGGLLAGYRNFDANNPKAEVRYILAPKGPGGKNATGTFASAGWLFAVSRKALDQGKGPAIAKFLEWANSGEGYNQLAWGKKGVHYNLVKGVPTVTTNNPSERGQYTQMRWLAMNGNTTELKGRYGPITSADGRTYNLYSDFLTVARKSPWIDRTGDLAVPSAPNQADIERYVSESMVQFVLGQRPLNDANWTSFLNGLRGVGFDQYEQNARSVLQKTGFIK, encoded by the coding sequence ATGAAAAGAACTTTAGGACTGATTTCGCTGGCCCTCGTTGCTTCAAGTGCCTTCGCCCAGAACAGGAACGCCATCGAGGTGATGCTGGTGGCGGCGAATCCCGAAGCGCCAGCACCCACCGCAAGCTGGGACACCTACAAGATGGTCAAGGACCGGCTGGGCATCGACCTTTCCTTTTCCATGTTGCCTCCAGGGGTGGATGGGGACAACAAACTGGGTTCTCTGGCTGCCGCCAACGACCTGCCCGACCTGTTCGAGATTCGCAACCGCAGCCTCTTTTTCAAACTGCAGGAGCAGGGTCAGCTGGCCCCTGTGGAATCGATCCTCTCCCTGATGCCCAAACGCACCAGGGCGCGTTACAGCGACAAGAAACGCAGTGTGCTGGTCACCGTGAATGGCAAGGTGATGGGCCTGCAGGACCCCGTGAACCTCAGCCGCCAGTACGGCATCCTGATCCGGCAGGACTGGCTGGACAAACTGGGGCTCAAAGCCCCCACCACCCTGGATGAGTTCCTGGAGGTGGCAAAAGCCTTCACCGAACGTGACCCGGACGGCAACGGCAAGAAGGACACCTACGGTTTTGGTGGTGTGATTGATTTTGACACCGCAGGCATCCTGCCCGGTCTGGGCCTTGGCAACCACTTCCAGTGGGTTTATGGGGCCTACGGGGTGGCAGGCACCTGGAATTACAAAGCCGGGAACAAATTTGCGGCCAACGTGAAAGACCCCAACTACCGCAAAGCAACCGAATTCATCCGCAAGATGGTGGAAGCGAAAGTGATGGACCCCGACTGGGCCACCATGAAACGCTCCGACCTCAGGACCCGCTGGCAGCAGGGCAAATACGGCATGTTCTTCGAAAGTGTCGGGGGCCTGCTCGCTGGATACCGCAACTTCGACGCCAACAACCCCAAGGCCGAAGTGCGCTACATCCTCGCCCCCAAAGGTCCGGGAGGCAAGAACGCCACAGGCACTTTCGCCAGTGCAGGATGGCTCTTTGCAGTCTCCAGAAAAGCCCTGGACCAGGGAAAAGGCCCGGCCATCGCCAAGTTCCTGGAATGGGCCAACTCCGGTGAGGGTTACAACCAGCTGGCCTGGGGCAAGAAAGGTGTGCACTATAACCTGGTGAAAGGCGTCCCCACCGTCACCACCAACAACCCCAGCGAACGCGGACAGTACACCCAGATGCGCTGGCTTGCCATGAACGGCAACACCACCGAACTGAAAGGCCGTTACGGTCCCATCACCTCCGCAGATGGCAGAACTTACAACCTGTATTCCGATTTCCTGACTGTGGCAAGGAAATCCCCCTGGATTGACCGCACCGGAGACCTTGCGGTCCCGTCTGCACCCAACCAGGCTGACATTGAGCGTTACGTTTCCGAGAGCATGGTGCAGTTCGTGCTGGGCCAGCGCCCCCTCAATGACGCCAACTGGACCAGCTTCCTGAATGGCCTGCGGGGTGTGGGATTTGACCAGTACGAACAAAACGCCCGCAGTGTGCTGCAGAAGACGGGATTTATCAAGTAG
- a CDS encoding carbohydrate ABC transporter permease, whose product MEDTLTSRKPRTRDDLLFDGLINGILLFVLIVTLIPLVYVVMVSVTPMGEKSSLFLPPTQWSFSAYIELLKQPAMLRAGLNSVIITVGGVLVSMIVTVLTAYPLSRRDLPGRKIISGLILFTFLFNAGLIPLYLVIRDLGLINSYWALLLNGAVSVYNLFVMKNFFENLPDSLEEAARIDGASELQILWHIVMPLSKPILLTIGLFYAVTSWNNFFDPILFFSDREMMPLPVILRDILTGLNSADYAESTSNTTSHPEALKMAAVVLTTLPMLLIYPWIQKYFTRGTLTGGVKE is encoded by the coding sequence ATGGAAGACACCCTGACCTCCCGCAAACCCCGCACCCGCGACGACCTGCTCTTTGACGGCCTGATCAACGGCATCCTGCTGTTCGTGCTGATTGTCACCCTGATTCCCCTGGTTTACGTGGTGATGGTGTCCGTCACCCCGATGGGCGAAAAAAGCAGCCTGTTTCTGCCTCCCACCCAGTGGTCCTTCAGCGCCTACATTGAACTCCTCAAGCAACCCGCCATGCTCAGGGCCGGGCTCAACAGCGTGATCATCACGGTGGGCGGGGTGCTCGTCAGCATGATCGTCACCGTCCTGACCGCCTACCCCCTTTCCAGACGGGACCTCCCCGGACGCAAGATCATCTCTGGCCTGATCCTCTTCACCTTCCTCTTTAACGCAGGCCTCATTCCGCTTTACCTGGTGATCCGCGACCTGGGCCTGATCAACTCCTACTGGGCCTTGCTGCTGAACGGTGCAGTCAGCGTGTACAACCTCTTCGTGATGAAAAACTTCTTCGAGAACCTGCCAGACTCCCTGGAAGAAGCCGCACGGATCGACGGGGCCTCAGAGCTGCAGATTTTGTGGCACATCGTGATGCCCCTCTCCAAACCCATCCTGCTCACCATTGGACTGTTTTACGCCGTCACCAGCTGGAACAACTTCTTTGATCCCATCCTGTTCTTCTCGGACCGCGAAATGATGCCCCTGCCCGTGATCCTGCGCGACATCCTCACCGGGCTCAACAGCGCTGATTACGCCGAAAGCACCTCGAACACCACCTCCCACCCCGAGGCGCTCAAGATGGCTGCAGTGGTCCTGACCACCCTCCCGATGCTGCTGATCTACCCCTGGATTCAGAAGTATTTCACCAGGGGAACGCTGACCGGGGGGGTGAAGGAATAA
- a CDS encoding ABC transporter permease produces the protein MKPDLTAEPPQDTPLPRPKTSTLKRLMRHQALYVLLIPGLLYFVVFRYWPLWNAQIAFKDFNPTLGVEGSPWAGFKYFIQFFESFYFSQLMTNTLIISVAKLVLGIPPAIILAIAIHEARLKWLARGAQTVSYLPHFLSWVIVFGVLLALLSPSEGLVNQAIGALGGDTIPFLTSPEFFRSVIVLSDIWKETGWGAILYLAALLSINPTLYEAAEVDGATRWQRIWHISIPGMLDVIILVTLLRLGHILDAGFGQIFVLYSLPVYSVADVIDTWVYRQGIQNFQFSLATAVGLFKGLIGLALILTANRMAQRFSGRGLY, from the coding sequence ATGAAACCTGACCTGACTGCCGAACCCCCCCAGGACACCCCACTGCCCAGGCCGAAAACCAGCACCCTCAAACGCCTCATGCGGCACCAGGCCCTGTATGTGCTGCTGATTCCAGGCTTGCTGTACTTCGTGGTTTTCCGCTACTGGCCCCTGTGGAATGCCCAGATTGCTTTCAAGGACTTCAACCCGACCCTCGGGGTGGAGGGCAGTCCCTGGGCAGGTTTCAAGTACTTCATTCAGTTTTTCGAATCGTTTTACTTCAGCCAGCTCATGACCAACACCCTGATCATTTCGGTGGCCAAACTGGTGCTCGGCATTCCTCCTGCCATCATCCTGGCGATTGCCATTCACGAAGCCAGGCTGAAATGGCTGGCCAGAGGGGCACAGACGGTCAGTTACCTCCCACACTTCCTGTCCTGGGTGATCGTGTTCGGGGTGCTGCTGGCCCTGCTGTCTCCCAGTGAAGGTCTGGTCAATCAGGCCATCGGCGCCCTTGGTGGAGACACCATTCCCTTCCTCACTTCACCGGAGTTCTTCCGCAGCGTGATTGTGCTTTCCGACATCTGGAAGGAAACCGGATGGGGGGCCATCCTCTACCTCGCAGCGCTCCTTTCCATCAACCCCACCCTCTACGAGGCCGCTGAAGTGGACGGAGCCACCCGCTGGCAGCGCATCTGGCACATCTCCATTCCCGGCATGCTGGACGTGATCATCCTGGTGACCCTGCTTCGCCTCGGGCACATTCTGGACGCCGGATTTGGACAGATCTTCGTGCTGTACTCCCTGCCTGTCTACTCGGTGGCAGATGTGATTGACACCTGGGTCTACCGCCAGGGCATCCAGAACTTCCAGTTCTCTCTGGCCACAGCGGTGGGCCTGTTCAAAGGCCTGATCGGACTCGCCCTCATTCTCACCGCCAACCGCATGGCCCAGCGATTCAGCGGGCGCGGACTGTACTGA
- a CDS encoding LacI family DNA-binding transcriptional regulator has translation MEQASVTIADVARLAGVSKVTVSKTLNNSGRISQETRERVLKAAKDLGYTVNYAARSLRGGRTNLLGMVVPELISPYFTDVARAAAEAASRVGLDVGVFTTSRDQKREQERIGMLQSGLADGLLIVVPSDSASFLVSLEKSKIPVVLINHFGAKTHLPTVCADNYHGARAAVEHLLSLGHERIGFVTGAKESTQAQERLRAFKDTLGARGLLDPTLIAEGNFTQRRGFEAGQDLLNHALPPTAIFAASDATAFGVIDAIKDRGLRIPDDISVVGFDDVLAASQIHPTLTTVSHPIEDMNSTAVRLICEMLDGESHKDTLIEFPSSLVVRESTGPRKA, from the coding sequence GTGGAGCAAGCATCTGTCACCATTGCCGACGTCGCACGCCTTGCCGGGGTGTCCAAAGTCACGGTGTCAAAGACCCTCAACAACTCGGGGCGCATCTCCCAGGAAACCCGTGAACGGGTCCTGAAAGCCGCAAAAGACCTCGGGTACACCGTGAATTACGCCGCCCGCAGCCTGCGTGGTGGCCGCACCAACCTGCTCGGCATGGTGGTCCCTGAACTCATTAGTCCGTATTTCACCGATGTGGCCCGTGCAGCGGCAGAAGCAGCAAGCCGGGTGGGGCTTGATGTGGGGGTCTTCACCACCAGCAGGGACCAGAAACGCGAACAGGAACGCATCGGCATGCTGCAAAGTGGCCTCGCAGATGGGCTTTTGATCGTGGTCCCCAGCGACTCCGCCAGTTTTCTGGTCTCGCTGGAAAAAAGCAAGATTCCGGTGGTGCTCATCAACCACTTCGGGGCAAAAACCCACCTGCCCACCGTGTGCGCAGACAATTACCACGGGGCCAGGGCTGCCGTCGAGCACCTGCTGTCCCTCGGTCATGAGCGGATCGGATTTGTGACCGGAGCAAAAGAATCCACACAGGCCCAGGAGCGCCTGCGCGCCTTCAAAGACACCCTCGGGGCCAGGGGCCTGCTCGATCCCACCCTGATTGCAGAGGGCAACTTCACCCAGCGCAGAGGTTTCGAGGCGGGACAGGACCTCCTGAACCATGCTTTACCCCCCACCGCCATCTTTGCGGCCAGTGACGCCACCGCATTCGGGGTGATCGATGCCATCAAAGACCGAGGGCTGCGCATTCCAGACGACATTTCCGTGGTCGGATTCGACGATGTGCTGGCCGCAAGCCAGATCCATCCCACCCTCACCACCGTCTCTCACCCCATTGAAGACATGAACAGCACCGCAGTGCGCCTGATCTGCGAGATGCTTGACGGTGAATCCCACAAAGACACCCTGATTGAATTCCCCAGCAGCCTGGTGGTCCGCGAGTCCACCGGACCCCGCAAAGCCTGA
- a CDS encoding helix-turn-helix transcriptional regulator, with protein sequence MGHSALPRAKRLQKILELLRLKPRTCQELAERFNRSVRSIQRDIEVLKDDGEGIEDLPGDRYFIPSLPSSLSAVEALAVYAAARLLYHHAPNSKRSYLTAMEKVSALLPENIRAQYLNSTPPLQDPRFSEGLLEDVSRAWKERRVLSFQYCAPNKKPEERKLEVWFLEVSRVNLDIYAMGRDPDKDSFRTFKLSRMQHTRLLQENYTIPPDFDPSKVLNHAWGVVGLSGGGLTTIHLRFKPEAAYRIREGGYPSLHIEQELPDGGLEVSLQVGTDTDRFPLELISWVQSWGSRVEVLSPANLRERWLNEAREVARLTNDPV encoded by the coding sequence ATGGGCCATTCCGCACTCCCCAGAGCCAAAAGGCTGCAGAAAATTCTGGAACTCCTCCGCCTGAAACCCCGCACCTGCCAGGAACTCGCAGAACGCTTCAACAGAAGTGTGCGCTCGATTCAGCGGGACATCGAGGTCCTGAAAGACGATGGAGAGGGCATCGAGGACCTGCCAGGAGACCGGTACTTCATCCCCTCGTTGCCCTCCTCCCTCAGTGCAGTGGAGGCACTGGCAGTTTACGCAGCCGCCAGACTGCTGTACCACCACGCCCCGAATTCGAAACGCTCCTACCTGACGGCCATGGAAAAGGTTTCTGCCCTGCTTCCCGAGAACATCCGGGCACAGTACCTGAACAGCACCCCTCCCCTGCAGGACCCCCGTTTTTCTGAAGGGCTGCTCGAAGACGTATCAAGGGCCTGGAAAGAACGCAGGGTGCTGTCCTTCCAGTACTGTGCACCCAACAAGAAACCCGAAGAACGCAAACTGGAAGTGTGGTTTCTGGAGGTCAGTCGGGTGAATCTGGACATCTATGCGATGGGACGCGACCCGGACAAGGACAGTTTCCGCACCTTCAAACTTTCCAGAATGCAACACACCCGACTGCTGCAGGAGAACTACACCATCCCCCCGGATTTTGACCCCAGCAAGGTGCTGAACCACGCCTGGGGGGTGGTGGGCCTGAGTGGAGGGGGCCTCACCACCATCCACCTGAGGTTCAAACCGGAAGCAGCCTACCGCATCCGGGAAGGGGGCTACCCCTCTCTTCACATCGAACAGGAATTGCCCGATGGCGGCCTCGAAGTCTCCTTGCAGGTCGGTACGGACACCGACCGCTTCCCACTGGAACTCATCTCCTGGGTGCAAAGCTGGGGAAGCCGGGTGGAGGTCCTCTCCCCTGCCAACCTGAGAGAACGCTGGCTGAATGAGGCCAGAGAGGTGGCCCGCTTAACGAACGACCCTGTTTGA